From Mycolicibacterium nivoides, a single genomic window includes:
- a CDS encoding alpha/beta fold hydrolase encodes MTELELREIETSAGVLRYYDTGDGPALLFLHGSGPGVTGWRNFRGILPTFAQQFRCLVLEFPGFGVTDDIGGHPMVTAQGVVGPFVDALDIDRVHIVGNSMGGGVGINFAIRRPDRIGKLVTIGGIGTNLFSPGPSEGIRLLQEFTDDPTRQRLIDWLNSMVFDPALVTDELIEQRWELATDPTTLAAAKRMYGKAAFAGMMAAMRSSDAPMPWAQMHKVAAPTLLTWGRDDRVSPLDMALIPMRTIPNAELHVFPNCGHWAMIEAKEAFEQTVLGFLNRT; translated from the coding sequence ATGACCGAGCTGGAACTGAGGGAGATCGAGACGTCCGCCGGCGTGTTGCGGTACTACGACACCGGCGACGGCCCGGCGCTGCTGTTCCTCCACGGCTCGGGGCCAGGAGTGACAGGCTGGCGCAATTTCCGGGGGATCCTGCCCACCTTCGCCCAGCAATTCCGGTGCCTGGTCCTGGAATTCCCGGGGTTCGGTGTCACTGACGACATCGGCGGCCACCCCATGGTCACCGCCCAGGGCGTGGTGGGCCCCTTCGTCGATGCCCTCGACATCGACCGGGTGCACATCGTCGGAAACTCCATGGGTGGCGGGGTGGGAATCAACTTCGCCATCCGCAGGCCGGACCGCATCGGCAAGCTGGTCACCATCGGTGGCATCGGAACCAACCTGTTCAGCCCGGGCCCCAGCGAGGGCATCCGGCTCCTGCAGGAGTTCACCGACGACCCGACCCGTCAGCGCCTGATCGACTGGCTGAACTCGATGGTGTTCGACCCGGCGCTGGTCACCGACGAGCTCATCGAACAGCGGTGGGAGCTGGCTACCGACCCCACGACCCTGGCCGCCGCCAAGCGGATGTACGGCAAGGCGGCGTTCGCGGGGATGATGGCCGCCATGCGGTCGTCGGATGCCCCGATGCCCTGGGCCCAGATGCACAAGGTTGCCGCCCCCACGCTGCTGACCTGGGGCCGCGATGACCGGGTCAGCCCGCTCGACATGGCACTGATCCCCATGCGGACGATCCCGAACGCCGAGCTGCATGTGTTCCCCAACTGCGGACACTGGGCCATGATCGAAGCCAAGGAGGCCTTCGAGCAGACCGTGCTGGGGTTCCTCAACCGCACCTAG
- a CDS encoding CGNR zinc finger domain-containing protein: MRVNHYIEPLLRNVTDLVNRPASTPADLEQRWTARDMPIHCRVTRADVREVRDFLELWTDVVDAGTEQSRVTVLNQLLARFATSPSITDHDGSGWHLHYRDADAGFAATLAGATSAAAAHFLTERGMHRIRRCARQGCALAFVDFTRPGTQKYCSHGCANRDAVRRHRAMSAR; this comes from the coding sequence GTGCGTGTAAACCATTACATCGAGCCGCTGCTGCGGAACGTGACCGATCTGGTCAATCGCCCCGCGTCCACACCGGCCGACCTGGAACAGCGCTGGACGGCTCGCGACATGCCCATCCACTGCCGCGTCACGCGTGCCGACGTACGAGAGGTAAGGGATTTCCTGGAACTCTGGACGGATGTCGTCGACGCCGGCACCGAACAGAGTCGGGTCACGGTTCTCAATCAGTTACTGGCGCGCTTCGCCACCAGCCCGTCGATCACAGATCACGACGGCAGCGGCTGGCATCTGCACTACCGCGACGCTGACGCCGGCTTCGCCGCCACGCTGGCCGGCGCCACGAGTGCCGCGGCCGCCCACTTCCTCACCGAACGCGGGATGCACCGTATCCGGCGTTGCGCCCGCCAAGGATGCGCCTTGGCATTCGTCGACTTCACCCGACCGGGTACACAGAAGTACTGCAGTCACGGTTGCGCCAATCGCGACGCCGTCAGGCGGCACCGAGCCATGTCTGCCCGTTAG
- a CDS encoding MFS transporter, whose translation MTGTTYAVINAGESGWTSPGTLGAAAVSFAAVCVFVSVQRRAAHPLLPPDLFATRGFLAVLIAGFAYYFAAFAALPALSQWLQSSRGMQPLQAALVLTLQLAAFVLVSLTLSARLHHAPRSWVLGGGTLLTGLACLPGAALLLRPHWTSLIAMLIGTGIGAAIVSPVLPAVAATAVPPARAGVAAAAANAARQLGLTIGIALCGTISHAAHLRDGTSTYAVVAALLTCGAVALSGGAISTVLLHRERSCVAR comes from the coding sequence ATGACGGGGACCACGTACGCGGTGATCAATGCCGGTGAGTCCGGGTGGACCTCGCCCGGGACCCTGGGAGCCGCCGCGGTGAGTTTCGCCGCGGTTTGCGTGTTCGTCTCGGTCCAACGCCGCGCCGCCCATCCGCTGCTGCCGCCGGACCTGTTCGCAACACGTGGATTCCTCGCCGTACTCATCGCCGGATTTGCTTACTACTTCGCGGCTTTCGCCGCACTGCCGGCGCTGTCGCAGTGGTTGCAGTCCAGCCGCGGCATGCAACCCCTGCAAGCGGCTCTGGTGCTGACGCTGCAACTTGCCGCATTCGTTCTGGTGTCGCTGACCTTGAGCGCTCGACTGCACCATGCGCCGCGCAGCTGGGTGCTCGGTGGCGGAACGTTGCTCACCGGACTGGCCTGTCTGCCCGGTGCGGCACTGTTGTTGCGCCCACACTGGACTTCACTGATCGCGATGCTGATCGGAACCGGCATCGGTGCTGCAATCGTGTCCCCGGTTCTGCCCGCCGTTGCGGCGACGGCGGTCCCGCCCGCACGGGCCGGAGTGGCCGCCGCAGCAGCCAACGCCGCCCGCCAACTGGGCCTTACCATCGGCATCGCACTGTGCGGCACCATCAGCCACGCAGCGCATTTGCGCGACGGAACGTCGACGTACGCGGTAGTGGCCGCCCTCCTCACCTGTGGGGCGGTTGCGCTGTCCGGCGGGGCGATCAGCACCGTATTGCTCCACCGCGAAAGATCCTGTGTCGCAAGATAA
- a CDS encoding bifunctional lysylphosphatidylglycerol flippase/synthetase MprF, with translation MTTDPAGTGTQRRLPLRILLGVVVLTLAGSGAALVLDHNTGQIGHESALMGLVAVSLAATILLHGLLLGRPLTVAHGATAAAALLLATFAVVLGHPADAWICLVLSAAMLIRPRGSTAQPGALRAVASLVDRTRGDPLAPFAMAAGKSYVFSADGTAALAFRTVAGFAVASGDPIGDPTRYPEVVTAFGGLCRAQGWRILVLGASERRVMLWRDRAVTGTALRAIPIGRDVVVEVNGFDLAGRSKRNLRQAAQRTRNVGVTTEVVAESGVNDALRAELLDVMRESGKAVGRERGFSMMLGDTLSGRCPGVWLIYARDRAGRIQAFQRYVAAGGGAELSLDLPWRRLSAPNGIDERLTVDMIGWARSHGGERVSLAFAPFPDLFRSDRSGEVPVRALRTIAHAGDRLIKLESLYRYVRKFDAMGEQRYVLLPLVDLLPAAAVLVTLELAPHRPVP, from the coding sequence GTGACGACGGATCCTGCCGGGACCGGTACACAGCGCAGGCTGCCGCTGCGAATCCTGCTCGGCGTGGTGGTACTGACCCTCGCGGGTAGCGGGGCAGCACTGGTTCTCGATCACAACACGGGCCAGATCGGTCACGAGTCAGCGCTGATGGGGCTGGTCGCGGTGTCGTTGGCCGCGACGATTCTGCTGCACGGTCTGCTCCTCGGACGCCCGCTGACCGTGGCCCATGGTGCCACCGCCGCGGCGGCCCTGTTGCTGGCGACATTCGCGGTGGTGCTCGGCCACCCGGCTGACGCGTGGATCTGTCTCGTCCTCTCGGCCGCCATGCTGATCAGGCCGCGGGGGTCGACGGCGCAACCCGGTGCGTTACGTGCGGTGGCATCTCTGGTCGACCGCACCCGGGGCGATCCGCTGGCGCCGTTCGCGATGGCCGCGGGCAAAAGTTACGTGTTCTCGGCCGACGGCACCGCCGCACTCGCCTTTCGGACGGTGGCCGGGTTTGCGGTGGCCAGCGGTGATCCGATCGGAGACCCGACCCGTTACCCGGAGGTCGTCACCGCATTCGGCGGCCTGTGTCGAGCGCAGGGCTGGCGCATCCTGGTGCTGGGCGCGTCCGAACGGCGGGTGATGTTGTGGCGCGACCGTGCCGTGACCGGCACCGCCCTGCGGGCCATCCCGATCGGACGTGACGTCGTGGTGGAGGTGAACGGGTTCGACCTGGCCGGTCGGTCCAAGCGCAACCTCCGGCAGGCGGCGCAGCGAACGCGCAACGTCGGCGTGACGACCGAGGTGGTCGCCGAGTCCGGTGTGAACGATGCGCTCCGGGCCGAACTCCTCGACGTGATGCGCGAGTCGGGAAAGGCAGTCGGTCGTGAGCGAGGGTTCTCGATGATGCTCGGCGACACCTTGTCCGGCCGCTGTCCCGGCGTGTGGCTGATCTACGCGCGGGACCGTGCGGGACGGATTCAGGCCTTTCAGCGTTACGTCGCCGCCGGTGGCGGTGCCGAATTGAGCCTTGACCTGCCGTGGCGACGGCTGAGCGCACCGAATGGGATCGACGAACGGCTCACTGTGGACATGATCGGCTGGGCCCGATCGCACGGCGGCGAGCGTGTCTCGCTGGCCTTTGCGCCGTTTCCCGATCTGTTCCGCAGTGACCGCAGCGGTGAGGTACCCGTGCGGGCGCTGCGGACCATCGCTCATGCCGGCGATCGGCTCATCAAACTGGAGTCGCTGTATAGATACGTCCGCAAGTTCGACGCGATGGGCGAGCAGCGGTATGTGCTGCTGCCGCTGGTCGACCTGCTTCCAGCGGCGGCGGTGTTGGTGACGCTCGAGCTCGCTCCACACCGCCCGGTGCCGTGA
- a CDS encoding rhomboid-like protein: protein MLSSLIRVRVTLVYAAALFVIASLLLILGPRVQDSVVGHLSTNLENLGQGHLGTLVGSAFVTAEGYTYLLLPGLVCLLALAELLWCSRRLIQAFALGHVGATLIVAAGLAAAIRLGWLPISVAHAKDVGLSYGAIAVLGTLTAAIPTRWRPAWIGGWVTIALVVAVSGTDFTAIGHAIALILGILLSTRFSTGSDWTPARRVLLGIGIGFGLLLLVGVSLPAAPIALPAGLAVAGIATWAWWRWLGAPKVGEPSLTTVSA, encoded by the coding sequence ATGCTCTCCAGTCTGATCCGGGTCCGAGTCACCCTGGTCTACGCGGCGGCGCTGTTCGTAATCGCGTCCCTGCTGCTGATCCTGGGGCCCAGGGTGCAGGACAGTGTGGTCGGTCATCTGAGTACCAACCTGGAGAACCTTGGGCAGGGCCATCTGGGAACGCTGGTGGGCAGCGCGTTCGTCACCGCCGAGGGATACACCTATCTCCTGCTGCCGGGCCTGGTGTGTCTGCTGGCGTTGGCGGAGCTGCTGTGGTGCAGCAGGCGGTTGATCCAGGCCTTCGCCCTGGGGCATGTCGGGGCCACCCTGATCGTGGCCGCCGGGCTGGCCGCCGCGATCAGACTCGGCTGGTTGCCGATCTCTGTCGCGCACGCGAAAGACGTGGGGCTGAGCTACGGCGCGATCGCCGTCCTCGGCACGCTCACCGCGGCCATTCCGACGCGGTGGCGCCCGGCATGGATCGGTGGATGGGTGACAATTGCCCTGGTGGTGGCGGTCTCGGGGACCGATTTCACCGCCATTGGACATGCCATTGCGCTGATTCTCGGGATCCTGCTGTCGACCCGATTCAGCACCGGCTCGGACTGGACGCCGGCCCGGCGGGTACTGCTGGGAATCGGTATCGGGTTCGGACTGCTGCTCCTCGTCGGAGTGTCCCTGCCCGCGGCGCCGATTGCGCTTCCCGCGGGTCTTGCGGTCGCCGGGATCGCGACTTGGGCTTGGTGGCGGTGGCTCGGAGCGCCGAAGGTCGGCGAACCCAGCCTGACTACAGTGTCGGCATGA
- a CDS encoding TrpB-like pyridoxal phosphate-dependent enzyme: MTLHADAAHPDLVSVGVPTHWYNLAAELDQPIPPHLHPGTKEPVGPDDLAALFPSGLIAQEVSTEPYIEIPEVVRDIYSMWRPAPLIRARRFEQALNTGAHIYVKYEGVSPVGSHKTNSAVAQAYYNSVDGVRRLTTETGAGQWGSALSFAGAQFGLEVEVWQVRASYESKPYRGHLIRTYGGTVHSSPSNLTESGRAILAAHPDTTGSLGMAVSEAVEVAAANADTRYALGSVLNHVVLHQSVIGLEAVAQLAAVEPDGADVVFGCAGGGSNLAGLAFPFLREKIHGRSNPKVIAAEPAACPSITQGEYRYDHGDVAGLTPLLKMHTLGMDFVPDPIHAGGLRYHGMAPALSHTVELGLVEGIAVGQHDAFSAGVLFARTQGIVPAPESTHAIAAAAAHVADDPNEQVVVIGLSGHGQLDLPAYAEFLDGNF, translated from the coding sequence ATGACGCTGCACGCCGACGCTGCCCATCCGGATCTGGTTTCCGTCGGGGTACCGACGCACTGGTACAACCTGGCAGCCGAGCTGGACCAGCCGATCCCGCCCCATCTGCACCCGGGAACCAAGGAACCGGTCGGCCCCGACGACCTCGCGGCGCTCTTCCCGAGCGGATTGATCGCTCAGGAGGTATCCACCGAGCCCTACATCGAGATCCCGGAGGTGGTGCGCGACATCTACTCGATGTGGCGCCCGGCGCCGCTGATCCGGGCCCGCCGGTTCGAGCAGGCGCTCAACACCGGTGCCCACATCTACGTCAAGTACGAGGGTGTCAGCCCGGTCGGCAGCCACAAGACCAATTCTGCTGTGGCGCAGGCCTATTACAACAGCGTCGACGGGGTCCGGAGGCTGACCACCGAGACAGGTGCCGGGCAGTGGGGTAGTGCCCTGTCCTTCGCCGGAGCACAGTTCGGCCTCGAGGTCGAGGTATGGCAGGTCCGCGCGTCCTATGAGTCGAAGCCCTACCGCGGTCACCTCATTCGCACGTACGGCGGCACCGTGCACTCAAGCCCGTCAAATCTCACCGAGTCGGGACGCGCGATCCTCGCGGCCCACCCGGACACCACCGGCAGTCTCGGGATGGCGGTGAGTGAGGCCGTCGAGGTGGCGGCTGCCAACGCGGACACCCGCTATGCGCTGGGCAGCGTGCTCAACCACGTCGTCCTCCATCAGAGCGTGATCGGGCTCGAGGCCGTCGCGCAGCTCGCCGCTGTCGAGCCGGATGGTGCCGACGTCGTCTTCGGCTGTGCCGGTGGTGGTTCCAACCTCGCCGGCCTCGCATTCCCGTTCCTGCGCGAGAAGATTCATGGACGATCGAACCCGAAGGTGATCGCCGCGGAGCCCGCTGCGTGTCCGTCGATCACACAGGGGGAGTACCGCTACGACCACGGCGACGTCGCGGGACTGACCCCACTGCTCAAGATGCACACGCTCGGAATGGATTTCGTGCCAGATCCCATCCATGCGGGTGGCCTGCGCTACCACGGGATGGCCCCGGCGCTCAGTCATACCGTCGAACTGGGACTGGTCGAGGGCATTGCCGTCGGGCAGCACGATGCTTTCTCCGCGGGCGTCCTGTTCGCGCGAACCCAGGGCATCGTGCCCGCACCCGAGTCCACTCACGCCATCGCGGCCGCCGCCGCGCACGTGGCCGACGACCCGAACGAGCAGGTGGTCGTGATCGGACTCTCGGGTCACGGTCAACTCGATCTGCCGGCGTACGCGGAATTCCTGGACGGGAACTTCTGA